The following coding sequences lie in one Oculatellaceae cyanobacterium genomic window:
- a CDS encoding IctB family putative bicarbonate transporter: MNLVWQRFTLSDLPLYQWRSSSYLYRLVGPLQAWRQSSWLMQWAEAIGAGLISLVFALAPFVANELVGVLLLASAGYWVLLTLSDNTRTAATPINLLVLLYWSIATVATAMSPVKNAAFTGWTKLTLYLLFFALMSRVVRSPRLRSWLITVYLHVALIVSVYGLRQWFFGAAQLATWVDPTSPLSKTTRVYSYLGNPNLLAAYLLPAIALSLAAMFAWRGWIPKALALTMFLVNTACMILTFSRGGWIGFVLIVFVFLVLQLFWWSVYLPSFWRKWSLPLLLGSLALLLTLTVAFVDPVRDRVGSMFAGRGDSSNNFRINVWTAVIEMIKDRPILGIGPGNTAFNKIYPLFQVSPRYSALSAYSIVLELAVETGFIGLGCFLWLLIVTFNEGVRQLGRLRKFANDEAFWLMGAIAAMVGLLGHGLFDTVWYRPEVNTLWWFMVALIASYYNPPRLVMGSHPDEQD; encoded by the coding sequence ATGAATTTAGTTTGGCAACGATTTACTTTATCAGATTTACCTCTTTATCAGTGGCGCAGTAGCAGCTATCTTTACCGCTTGGTTGGCCCTCTGCAAGCGTGGCGACAAAGTAGCTGGTTGATGCAATGGGCTGAAGCGATAGGGGCAGGGTTAATTAGCTTGGTTTTTGCTTTAGCACCCTTTGTGGCGAATGAACTTGTGGGTGTGTTGTTGTTGGCTAGTGCTGGTTATTGGGTGCTGCTGACACTATCTGATAATACTAGAACTGCTGCAACGCCGATTAACTTGTTAGTGTTGCTATATTGGAGCATTGCTACGGTGGCTACAGCGATGTCTCCGGTAAAGAATGCAGCTTTTACTGGTTGGACAAAGCTAACTTTATATTTGTTGTTTTTTGCTTTGATGTCACGGGTGGTGCGATCGCCCCGTTTACGTTCGTGGTTAATTACGGTTTACTTACACGTAGCTTTGATCGTTAGTGTCTATGGGTTACGTCAGTGGTTTTTTGGCGCGGCGCAATTGGCTACTTGGGTTGATCCGACATCTCCTTTGTCGAAAACAACACGAGTTTATAGCTATTTAGGTAATCCTAATTTACTTGCTGCTTATTTGCTACCTGCGATCGCTTTATCTTTGGCAGCAATGTTTGCTTGGCGTGGTTGGATTCCTAAAGCTTTAGCATTAACTATGTTTCTTGTTAATACAGCCTGTATGATCCTCACTTTTAGTCGTGGTGGCTGGATTGGGTTTGTATTGATTGTGTTCGTTTTCTTAGTTTTACAGCTTTTCTGGTGGAGTGTATATCTACCGAGTTTTTGGCGGAAGTGGTCGTTACCATTGCTCTTGGGAAGTTTGGCACTGTTATTAACACTAACGGTGGCATTTGTCGATCCAGTGCGCGATCGCGTTGGTAGTATGTTTGCAGGTCGCGGAGATAGTAGTAATAATTTCCGCATTAATGTCTGGACGGCAGTGATTGAAATGATCAAGGATCGCCCTATACTCGGCATTGGGCCAGGAAATACCGCTTTCAACAAAATTTATCCGCTATTTCAAGTCAGCCCGCGTTATAGCGCCCTCAGCGCGTATTCTATAGTCTTGGAACTGGCTGTAGAAACCGGATTTATTGGACTAGGTTGTTTCCTGTGGCTGCTAATTGTTACTTTTAACGAAGGGGTGCGCCAATTAGGGCGGCTACGGAAATTTGCCAATGATGAGGCATTTTGGTTAATGGGTGCGATCGCGGCTATGGTAGGTTTGCTAGGTCATGGCTTGTTTGATACTGTTTGGTATCGCCCAGAAGTGAATACTCTCTGGTGGTTCATGGTGGCTTTGATTGCTAGTTATTACAATCCACCCAGGTTGGTAATGGGCAGCCACCCAGATGAGCAAGATTAA